ATATAATCTTCTCCATGTATATCATCTCCATAACCAGAGTCTAAGACTTTTTTATAGGGAAGAGAGAACACATCTATCTGTTCATCAAAAACTTTTATTACATAATCTCCCCGTCCTAATCGTCCTGTAAAATAGATAAACCCCGCTTTATTTTCGTTAATTACAATTGTCTGATATCCTGAGTTTAGGATAGATCTATGTCTATATCTTGGTATATAGATTGTATCCCCCTTCTTCTCTCCCTGTATCATCCAGTTTAAATCATATCCTTTACTAATTATAATTCTGTTATCTAGAGTGGAGATATCTGATTTAAGATATTGAATGTTATTAAGAGTTTCAGGCACCACTGCTGTTTTTCTACTCTCAAATGGGCTAAATAGGAAAATTTCACTATACATTAACCCTTTAAAAAGTATAAAAGCTGTAGCTATAATAAATAGTATAATTTGTAAAATATTGTAGAGTTTATTAAAATTAAGAAACTTTCTACCTGGTATATAGAGGGAACCTAGGGCAAAGAATAATAATATAACTCCACTCTCAAAATAATATCCATGGGCAAGGGCAATAAACATAATAAGGTGTAGAGATGCGGATGAGGAGAAGATATTAAGTAGTCCAGCTAAGAGTGATTTCCTTGAGTGGTGATGACTATGAAGACCTATTAATATTATTTGGGGGAAAAGGGGCAGATGGGACAGGGATAATATAAGTGTTCCAAATGCAATTATTGAGAGAATCAACCCACCAATTGGCTGATTAATCTTTAATAAAAATCCTAGTATACCTAGTAAGACCCCGATAATAGGGAAGGATATTATCTTCCCCAAATTGAAAAGCAGAGTATTCTCTATATGAGTAGGAGTTAGATGTTCTTCTAATCTATTGGCAAGAAACCCCATTAATATTACTAAAAGTAAAAAAACTATCTTTATAATTATAATCATAATTTAGTTTAATCATTACTTCTTTTTAGAACAAGGTTTACTTCCTTATTTGTGATATTAATATTAATCCTATAATAGATGTAATCCCTGTAATAATAAAAGGAGTTGTATAACTGTTACTATGTTTTAATAAAATAGGACCAATTAAAGCCGCAACACCGTAAGCCTGGTATACTAATCCATAATTTCTCCCTAGGTTTGTCAATCCAAAATACTCTGATGTTATAGTAGGGTATATAACAAGAAATCCTCCAAAACAGAATGTAATGATTGCTATTAAAAAGTAGAAGAGGAAGATATTTATCGGTATCAAACTAATAGTAAATAGGGCTAGAGCAGAGAGAATAAACATTAACATTGCTGATAATCTGCAACCTATCTTATCTGATATTATACCCCAGAATAGTCTGCCTAGGGTATTGAATATTGATATTATAATAACAGCTGATGTTGCCTGGGTAAATGTTACATGGGCTACGTTTAAACCAACCTCTACAGCCGAACTAATAAGTAAAAGACCTCCAATACAAGCTAGTAGGTATGAGAACCAGATAAAGTAGAAGTTTTTAGTTTTTACCATTGTTCTAACTGTATATAAAGTAGAGTTATTTTCTTTATGTTTATCTGAATGGGATTTAGAAGGTTCTTTTAATAATCTTGATCCTGTAACTGTCAATATTAAATAGATCATTCCAAGCCATAAAAATGATTGGGATACGCCCTTATTTATTATTAGAGCTTCAATTACTGTTTTAAAAATTAGGCTTCCCATACCAAATGCGCCAATGGCAATCCCTGTAACTAAACCTTTTTTCTTTGGAAACCACTTAATACATGTTGCTAGAGGGCAAACATATACAAAACCCACTCCTATTCCTGCTATAACTCCATAAAATAGGTATAGTTCTATTAGGGTATCAGCTCTACTTGTTAAAATTAGGCCTAAACCGTAGAGTATTCCACCTATTGTTCCAATTATTCTTGATCCAAATCTATCTAAGAGTCTACCAGAGAACATCGTTGTAAAGGCAAAAACAAATATTATTAGTGAGTTTGTTAATAATATATCACTAATATCCCAATTAAACTTATTATGCAAAGCTTCGTTAAAAAGTGTCCATGAGTATATAGCCCCTATGGAAATTTGCATTAGGACGGCACCAAATAGAATTATTAGTTTTTGATTTTTCATTTTCATTATAGAAAAATATTAACTAATTACTCTTTAATATCAATACTTTTATAGAAAAATTTACAAACCTTTGTTATATTCATCCCCAGGAGATTACAATTGAAGAAGTTAGAGACACTAATTGATAAAAAGATAACTAAATCGATATTAAAATATAAAATGATTGAAGAGGGAGATAAGGTTTTACTTGCTGTATCTGGGGGTAAGGACTCTATGATATTAGCCTACTACTTAGCAAAAAAAATAAAGGGATTCCCAATTAATTTTACCTTTAAAGCTATTCATATTCAGTCTGAGTTTGGGAACCCAGCGGAGATGGCCAATATGGAGAAACTACTCCAGAGCTGGGGGGTTGATTATGAAATACTTGAGGTGGGTGTAATAAAAAGGTTAAAACCAGGAAAAAAAATGAACTGTTATTGGTGTTCAACCCAAAGAAGGACTGAGTTATTAAAATACGCTGTGGATAATGGGTATGATAAGATAGCTCTTGGCCACCATATGGATGATATAATTGAATCATTAATAATGAATATGGCCCTAAAGGGAAAAATATCAACAATGTTACCAATATTAGATTACGATAGATATGACCAAGCAATTATTAGACCTCTCTCCTATGTTAAAGAGCATGAGATAATAAAAATGGCAGACCATTTAAATATTACTAAGTGTACCTGTCAGTGTGGGTTTGCAGATAATTCTAAACGTAGGGATATGAGGGATATTATCCAAACTATGGTAGATACCCATGGGGATGTTGTAAGGGAGAATCTATACAACTCTATGAGCAATATTATACCTAGATACCTTCCTGAAGAGTAAAGATAAACTTAAAGCCTAGAAGTTGGGAGCTTAATAACTCCCTAATCCTAGAAACATGGCTTCTTTTCATCCTTTGAACACTTTCCAAACTGTTTACACTGATAACAAACCTCATTATCTATATACTCTTTATCCTTAAAGTTTTTAATATTATTTAAAGTTGTATTTGCAATATTCTTTAATGCTTCGTTAGTCAAAAAGGCTTGGTGGCTTGTAATTAATACGTTAGGGAAGGATATTAGTCTTGCCAATTTATCATCTGAAATCATATCATTTGAGAAATCCTCAAAGAAGTATTCAGCCTCCTCTTCGTAAACATCTAACCCTGCAGAACCTATCTTACGGCTTTTAAGGCCATTAATTAGATCCTTTGCGTCTATTAAACCTCCCCGGGATGTATTAATTATCATAACTCCATCCTTCATCTTTTTAATACTATCCCTATTTATTATGTGCTCTGTTTCCTTTAACAGAGGGCAGTGTAGAGATATTATATCAGACTCCCTATATAGAGTATCTAAGTCGCAATAGGTAACCTTTAGGTTAGTGTTTGGAAATTTATCATAGGCTAAAACATTCATTCCAAATCCATTTGCTATGTCTATAAACTTTTGTCCTATCTTACCTGTTCCTATTACACCAATGTTCTTTTTATATAGGTCAAAGCCCATAAGTCCACCAATATTAAAGTTGCTCTCCTTTGTTCTATTATAAGCCTTATGAGTTTTTCTATTTAAGGTCATAATTAGTGCCATTGCGTGTTCTGCTACAGCGTATGGGGAGTAACTTGGAACCCTTACTACGTGAACTTTATTAAAAGCACTTTTAAAATCGATGTTATTATATCCCGCACAACGTAGGGCTATAATTTTTATACCAAGTTCGTGTAATCTTGTAATAATTGGTTCCGTTATTATATCATTTACAAATACACAAACAGCGTCATAACCTTTGGCTAATTCTACTGTTTCGATTGTTAACTTAAAGTCAAGAAACTTAAGCTTGTAGTTAAAGTCTCTGTTCTCTTTTTCAAAAGAGTCTATATCATACTGTTTACTATCGTAAAATACTATTTTCATTTTGGCCTCCAGTTAGTTGCGCCTATATTAGTAAGTTATTAATATTAGTCCTAATGGTCAAGGTTTGAACATCGATTAGATTTAACAAACTTCGATTCTAGGTTATTTAAAAATTATAGGTTTAT
Above is a genomic segment from Thiospirochaeta perfilievii containing:
- a CDS encoding 2-hydroxyacid dehydrogenase — its product is MKIVFYDSKQYDIDSFEKENRDFNYKLKFLDFKLTIETVELAKGYDAVCVFVNDIITEPIITRLHELGIKIIALRCAGYNNIDFKSAFNKVHVVRVPSYSPYAVAEHAMALIMTLNRKTHKAYNRTKESNFNIGGLMGFDLYKKNIGVIGTGKIGQKFIDIANGFGMNVLAYDKFPNTNLKVTYCDLDTLYRESDIISLHCPLLKETEHIINRDSIKKMKDGVMIINTSRGGLIDAKDLINGLKSRKIGSAGLDVYEEEAEYFFEDFSNDMISDDKLARLISFPNVLITSHQAFLTNEALKNIANTTLNNIKNFKDKEYIDNEVCYQCKQFGKCSKDEKKPCF
- a CDS encoding sulfite exporter TauE/SafE family protein, producing MIIIIKIVFLLLVILMGFLANRLEEHLTPTHIENTLLFNLGKIISFPIIGVLLGILGFLLKINQPIGGLILSIIAFGTLILSLSHLPLFPQIILIGLHSHHHSRKSLLAGLLNIFSSSASLHLIMFIALAHGYYFESGVILLFFALGSLYIPGRKFLNFNKLYNILQIILFIIATAFILFKGLMYSEIFLFSPFESRKTAVVPETLNNIQYLKSDISTLDNRIIISKGYDLNWMIQGEKKGDTIYIPRYRHRSILNSGYQTIVINENKAGFIYFTGRLGRGDYVIKVFDEQIDVFSLPYKKVLDSGYGDDIHGEDYIADQNVPDIKINNFGVSKLSSDKQYIEIEITKNGFNPSVIVLKRGIPAVLNFIGADLTEENKRVIMPSYNEYLEFSSGENPINIPDPLIDFIFYSWKGNYGGYVLIVEDLDGMTIEKAERQIRMLNVNGI
- a CDS encoding tRNA 2-thiocytidine biosynthesis TtcA family protein, which produces MKKLETLIDKKITKSILKYKMIEEGDKVLLAVSGGKDSMILAYYLAKKIKGFPINFTFKAIHIQSEFGNPAEMANMEKLLQSWGVDYEILEVGVIKRLKPGKKMNCYWCSTQRRTELLKYAVDNGYDKIALGHHMDDIIESLIMNMALKGKISTMLPILDYDRYDQAIIRPLSYVKEHEIIKMADHLNITKCTCQCGFADNSKRRDMRDIIQTMVDTHGDVVRENLYNSMSNIIPRYLPEE
- a CDS encoding L-lactate MFS transporter codes for the protein MKMKNQKLIILFGAVLMQISIGAIYSWTLFNEALHNKFNWDISDILLTNSLIIFVFAFTTMFSGRLLDRFGSRIIGTIGGILYGLGLILTSRADTLIELYLFYGVIAGIGVGFVYVCPLATCIKWFPKKKGLVTGIAIGAFGMGSLIFKTVIEALIINKGVSQSFLWLGMIYLILTVTGSRLLKEPSKSHSDKHKENNSTLYTVRTMVKTKNFYFIWFSYLLACIGGLLLISSAVEVGLNVAHVTFTQATSAVIIISIFNTLGRLFWGIISDKIGCRLSAMLMFILSALALFTISLIPINIFLFYFLIAIITFCFGGFLVIYPTITSEYFGLTNLGRNYGLVYQAYGVAALIGPILLKHSNSYTTPFIITGITSIIGLILISQIRK